In Pelagicoccus sp. SDUM812003, the genomic stretch GCGCCAGCCGCCACCCCCGTCGGAAAACGATTACATCGAAGGTGATCTGCCCAAGGCGGACCAGTTCCCCAGCAAGGACGCCTGCGAAGCGGCCTTGGCCGATCTCGACACCGAAAACACCGTCGATCTGACGCAGCTTTTCGAGATGAAAGTCGAGCCGCTGGCTTCCGAAGTTCGAGCGCTCGGGGCGGAGCTCGAGCCCAAGCCCGGCCGCAAGACCGCCCTCGAAGCGCTCTTCAAGCACTGCCGCGAAAACAAGCGCCTTTTCAAGGATATCGGATTCTTGGATACGACTGACGATGGCTACGGTTTCGTGGTGCATCCAGCGAGCAACTACCAGCTCAAGCCGGAGAGCGTCTACGTGCCGGCCAGCCTGATCAAGGAGTACAGCTTGAAGCGTGGCCACGAAGTCGAGGTGATCGCGGTAGCCCCAGAAGAAAACATGCGCTGTCCGGTGGCCTTGCGCATCGTTTCGGCGATGGGTAGCAAGCCGGAGGAAATGGCCAACGTGACGCCCTTCGAAGACCTCATCCCGTACTATCCCACGGAGCGTTTGGTGCTGGAGACGCCCATGCCCTCCAACAACAAGAAGGACGTTTCCATGCGCGCCTTCGACCTGCTGACGCCGATCGGATTTGGCCAGCGCGGGCTGATCGTAGCGCCGCCGCGCACCGGCAAGACTGTGCTGCTGCAGGGACTGGCCAACTCCATCCAGGAGAACTGGCCGGACGCGCACCTGATTGTCCTGCTCATTGACGAGCGACCGGAAGAAGTGACCGATTTCAAGCGCCGCGTGAACGGCGAGGTGGTGAGCTCCACCTTCGACGAAACGCCGACCAGCCACGTCCACGCGGCCGAAATGGTAGTTGAAAAAGCCCGACGCATGGTGGAACAGGGCAAGAAGGTGATCATTCTTCTCGACTCCATCACCCGTCTCGCTCGCGCATACAACGCATTGGCGAGCAACAGCGGCAAGATCATGTCGGGCGGTATCGAAGCCACCGCCTTGCAGAAGCCGAAACGATTCTTCGGCTCCGCACGCAATATCGAGGAAGGCGGCAGCCTGACCATCATGGGTACTGCTCTAGTGGATACAGGCAGCAAGATGGACGAAGTCATTTTCGAAGAGTTCAAGGGCACTGGCAACATGGAGATCCACCTCGATCGCGACTTGATCAACAAGCGTATCTTCCCCGCCATCAATTTCGAGCGCAGCGGCACCCGAAAGGAGGAGCTGCTCTACCACCCGCAGGAGATGGAAAAGGTCTACAGTCTGCGTCGCGTGATGCAGGGCGTGCCAGGCGTGGAAGCCATGGAGATGCTTATCAAGCGCCTCAAGGTCACCAAGAACAACGTGGAGTTCCTGATGTCGCTCAAGTAGCGATCTGCGCTTGTCGCAACGGTATTGTTTTTTCACGGCCGCTTCCTCTCTGGGAGGCGGCCGTTCGCTTGTCTCGATTCAGCCTGAATGGGCGCCGGTTTTTAAGGCTGGATAAGGTGCTCGAGCTGGGCTTTTATGTTCAGGCCAATGGCGGACGCAACTCTCATCCTACAGATCGTCGAATCCCGTGGACTTGTATCCAGCGAGCAACTTCAGCTCTTGCGGGATTCCTTGGAGACGGAGAGCGACGAGGACGTGCTGGAGGCGCTTTCGACCAAGGGCTACGTGGATCGCAAATCCGTTTTGCGAGCGGTGGCGGAGGAGTTCGCGATCGACTCCATCGATTTGTCGACCGCGAATTGGCCGCAGAATCCCAAGGAGCTTTTGGACGAGGAGCTGGCCAGGCGGTTCAAGGTGTTTCCCTTGGCGAAGAACCGCAATCGCCTGCGGGTCGCCGTTTCCGATCCCTTGATGGAGCTGGACGTGCTCTCCCATTTGCTCGGACTGCAGGTCGAGCCCTGCCTTGCATCGGAGGAGGATGTGGAAATCGCCATCGACGCCTCCTACCTCGCCCCGCATGAGGGCGCCGCAGCGCGCCTCAGCCGAGAGGAGCGTCGGCTCGTGGAAGAGGTTTCTCTGGCCAAGCGATCGGTGGAGATCAAGAGCTCGCTCAAGGGCGAGGACGACGCTCCGATCATTCGCTTGGTGCAGGTGCTGATCTCGGAGGCCATCCGCATGCGAGCTTCCGATATCCACCTGGAACCTCTGGAAGCGCGTTTTCGGGTGCGCTACCGCGTGGACGGCATTTTGCAGGAGGTGCCCAATCCGCCGCCGCGTCACCTTCAGCTGCCGGTGATTTCCCGCATCAAGGTGATGGCGAAGATGAGCATTGCGGAGAAACGATTGCCGCAGGACGGTCGCATTCAGGTCCGGGTGGAGGGCGAGGAGTACGATCTGCGCGTTTCCTCCCTGCCGACCACCTACGGGGAGAGCATCGTGATGCGCATCCTCGACAAGACCAGCTTGATGATGGGCATGCCGGAGCTCGGCTTCCTGCCCGACGATCAGGAGGACTTCGAGCGATTGATCACCCTGCCGGACGGCATTTTGCTGGTCACCGGCCCTACAGGTTCGGGCAAGACCACCACGCTCTACAGCTGCCTTCACTTTCTCAACAAGCCCGACCGCAAGATCATCACGGTGGAGGATCCGATCGAGTATCAGCTCAACGGGATCAACCAGGTGCCGGTGAAGAAGGAGATCGGCATGAGTTTCGCGGCGGCGTTGAAGGCCATGCTTCGCCAGGCGCCTAACATCATCATGGTGGGGGAGATTCGCGATCGCGAGACGGCGGAGATCGCTATCAACGCCTCGCTGACGGGTCACATGGTTTTTAGCACGCTGCACACCAACGACGCCCCTTCCGCGGTGACGCGTCTAGTGGACATCGGGGTAAAGCCGTACTTGGTGGCGACCTCTCTGCGAGCGGCTTTGGCTCAGCGTCTGGTAAGACGGAGCTGTCCGGCCTGTCGCGAACGGTACGAGCCGAGCCTGCGCGAGCTGGCGGCGATCGGACTGGACGCCACCACTGCGGCGAATTCTACCTTCATGCGCGGCCGCGGTTGCCCGGAGTGCCATGGGCTGGGGTTTCGAGGGCGCTTCGGGGTATTCGAGCTCTTTCGAGTCAACGAGGAAGTGGAACGGCTGATCTACACCGGTGGCGCCACCAGCCAGCTGCGCTCGCTCTCCCGCCAGCTCGGCATGCGCACCATGCGGGAGGATGGCGTGCGCAAGGTCATGGCGGGCATGACCACGATCGAGGAAGTGCTTTCGGTCACCGTGGCGGAGCCGCTGGGGGTCTAGTTCGAGTCGCTTGAGCAGCCGCCGCGTCCTGACGATCTGAGAGGAAGAATCGGCCATCGGCCTTGCCCGGCTAGCCGACAGGGGCGGGTGGTACGCATGGACGCGTAGGGGAGATTCGTGTCGCTGCGGAGCTCAGGTGGAGCCTCATTTGGACGATAAAGCAGCTATATGAGCTACGAAATGGATGAACTGCTGGATCTGGTCTTCGAAGAGGACGCATCCGACCTTCACATTCAAGTCGGACGACCACCCACGCTGCGTCTGCATGGGGAAATGGTTTCCGTGGACGGACCGGATCTGACTCCGAGCGACACCGAGCGCTTGATGCAGTCCATCACTCCCGAGTCCTACATCCAGTCGCTCAAGATGGAGGGCAGCGCCGACTTCGGTTTCGCGTTCCGCGACAAGTCCCGTTTTCGCGTGAGCGTGCTGAAGGCGAAGGGCTCCTATGGCCTGGTGCTTCGCCAGATTCCCAACGATTTTTTCGCTCTCGATCAGATCGGGATCCCGGACAAGATTCGCGACTTGCTGTACCGTCCGCGCGGGCTGGTGCTGGTCACCGGGCCGACCGGTTCAGGCAAGAGCACCACGCTGGCCTCCATGATCAACTACATCAACGAGCGCCGCAGCGGGCACATCATCACCATCGAGGATCCGATCGAATACTACCACGATCACAAGAAATGCATCGTGACGCAGCGTGAGGTCGGGGTGGATGTGACCACCTTTTCCGAAGCGATCCGCCGGGCCCTGCGTCAGGACCCGGACGTGATCCTAGTGGGCGAAATGCGCGACCTCGAGACCATCGAGGCGGCTATCAGCGCCGCGGAAACGGGACATTTGGTTTTCGGCACCTTGCATACCAACAGCGCCGCCAAGACCATCGACCGAATCGTGGACGCGTTTCCGGCGAACATGAAGGAGATGATCCGCACTCAGCTGGCGTCTTCGGTGGTAGGCGTCATCTCGCAGGTGCTTTGCAAGAAGATCGGTGGCGGCCGTGTCGCGGGGCTGGAGATCATGGTGACCACCACCTCGATCAGCGCCTTGATTCGCGACAACAAGACCTACCGCATCAACTCCGACATCCAGACCGGAGCTGCGCTTGGTATGATAACTATGGATACGCACCTGCTGAGCTTGTACAATCGCGGCTTGATCACAGCTCGCGAGTGCTTCGAGAAATCTCAGGAGCCGGAGGACATGCGCAAGCGTCTCATCGATCTGGGAGCCGAGCTGGAGGATTCCTGAAAACCTCCTGCGGCTCGCGTTCTCGCTTTCGACTGGCTCGACTCGCTTTGGGTCGAGCTTTTTTTTTGGTTTTTGGGCTAGAGAGCGATGTCCTTTGCGAGGGTGTTGCTCAGGCTGTCGCGAAGCTCCATCAGCTTTTCCCCATCGGTCTCGGTATTCGGGTCCACGTTGCTAAGGTAGAGGGTATCGATGGCGATGCCGCGCTCGGTATTGATGCGGGCGAAGGTGATGTCGAAGCCGTGCTTGTAGATCGCGTAGGAGATCTGGTAGAGAAGGCCCAAGTGGTCGGTGGCCTGTACTTCCAGAATGGTGCGCTGCAGAGAGAGCTCGTGATAGACGTCGACCCGCGGCTCGAAGCTTTCCGCCAGAGGATTCTCGTCGCGCTTGAATAGGTCGGCCGCCTCCCTGCGCATGATGTCCTGGATGCGTGGATACAGGTCTTTGTTGGAGACCAGAGCGTCGCTCACGGCGTCGGCGAAAATCTTCTGGGCCTGGTCGGAGCTGGCGTTTCCGCGGCCGCTTTCGGTCACGTAGAAGGTGTCGATCGCGATGTGGTCGTCTCGTGAAATGGCCTTGGCGCTGAGGATGTTGAAGCCCGCGATGTTGAGGGCTCCGGCCAGCTTGTGGAAGAGTCCGGCTCGGTCCCAGGTGATGATGTTCACCACCGTGAGGCTTCGATTGATGTCGTGGTACCAATCGATGACTGGGGCGAGGGCTCCGACGGATTCCGCGGTATTGATCTCCTGCAGCAGCTGGTTGATCATCTGGATGTGTTTGATGATCTCCTGCTGGGAGGTGTTGATGAAGTAGCGATCTGGGAGCAGGCTGAAGTGGGCGTTGATCTCCTCCTTGCCGACACCTTCGATGCTGAGCGCGAGCAATTCCTTCTGCGTCATGTTGCGATGCTCCTCGTGCTTCTCCTCGAGGCGGCCCTCGGCTGCGAACACATCCAAACTGCGCCGGTATAAAGTGGTGTGGAGCGTGTCCTTGTACTGATTCCAGAGGCCCTTGGCCGTCCCCCTCGCATCGCAGAACGTGTGCACGTACAGCAGTCTAAGTCGTTCGGGAGTCTCGACTTGTTTGGCGAAGGCTTTTGCGGCTTCAGGGTCATCGATGTCGAACCGTTGCCAAAATCGCGCCATCTGCAGGTGATTTTTGATAATAAAGCGGACCAGCCCTCGATTTTCCTCGTCGATCTGCAGGCGATCGAGAATGGGCTCGGCCAGTTCCACGCCGGTTTCCGCATGGTCCCGGATGGCGATCCCCTTGCCGATGTCGTGGAGCAGGAGGATCAGGTAGATCAGGTTGGGCAGCCGGAGTTCGTGCAAGGCTTCGCGGTAGTTGCGATACATGCGGTCCGGGTTGGAAAATATTTCATCGAGTTCCCTAATGGTATGAAGCGTATGCACATCCGCGGTGTAGCGATGGTAGTACTCGTGCTGCACCAGGCAGGTGAGTCTTCCCCATTCGGGAACGAAGGCTCCGAGCACGCCGAGCTCGTGCATTTCGGAGAGCGTGGGGTAGACGTTGCCGGTCTCCTGCAGGATGGTGCGGAAGCTGAGATTTGCGTCCGGGGACTGCCGCACGCCGTCGTCGATTTTCTCGAGCGATGCTCGAATTAGAGCGCTCAGCTCAAAATCTAGCTCGACGTTGTTCTGCTGTTTGTGGCGGAAGACACGTATCAGTCGGGCGGGCTCCTCTTCGAAAACCGCGGGGTTCTCGGTGGTGATCAGCTTGCCCCGAATCACGAAACCGTCGACGTTCTTGATGCGTTCCTTTCGCCGGGCCATGAGGAAGGACTTCACCGATTCGAGGGCGCTTTTCTTGCTGCTCTCCTCGTTGGAGAGGGCCAGTCGCTTTTCGACGTTCTTGGAGATCCGGTAGATGGTCTGGGCGCGTTGATAGTAGTCGCGCATGAAGGCTTCCACCCGTTTCAGGATATCGCGTTGGGTGTAGCCGAGGCGGCGCGCCACCTTTGGCTGGGCTTCGAGGGAAAGCAGATCGCTGGGGCGCTTGATTCGAAAGTGCAGCTCGTTGCGCACGCGCAGCAGGTAGTCGTAGGCCTCCTTGAATTCGGCGAGCTCCTGCTTGCTGAGATAGTTCAGCTCGGAGAGGCCCTCCACTGTAGTGAGGTTGAGCCGCACGCGAGCCATCCAGAGGGTATTGTGGTAGTCGCGTAGACCGCCGACGCCGCTTTTGATGTCCGGCTCCTGCATGAAGACGCTGCCGCCGAACTTTGCTCGTCGGCTGCGCTGGTCGTCGAGGCGCTCCTTGATGTACTCCTTCGGTTTCTCCTTGCGGTAGAACAGGGTGTAGGAGGATTGGAAGCCCTCGAAAAGCGGCTTGGAGCCAGTGATCAGACGCGCCTCCAGCAGGGCGGTCTTGGTTTGGATGTCGGCTTTGGCCTCGGAGAAGGCCTCGTCGATGGTTCGCGTGGAGTGGCCCACTTTCAACCCGGCGTCCCAAAGCGGGTAGAGCACTTCGCGCACCAGGATCTCCTGGGCGGTATCGAGATCCTTCTTGGCCGTGTTGGGCGGGTAGAGGAACATGATGTCGATGTCGCTCAGCGGGCAGAGCTCTTCGCGTCCGTAGCCGCCGAGGGCGATGACGGATACGGCGATCTCGTTGTCCACGGTGGCTTCCTGTGCCTTTTCGATGGCCGGGTCAGCCAGGGCGATGATGAGGGAATCGATCATCAGCGAGCGGGCTTTGGAAATGTCCAAGCCGGTGCCGCCGTTGCGATGCTCCTCCTTGATGACAGCCGTCTCCGACTTGAGGAAGCTCTTCAGGGCGGCGAGCTTCTTGGCGGGCGTTGTGTCGTTTGCGAAGTTCAGCTGGCTGGCGACTTCGCTTTTCAATCTCTTCTCAAAGGCTTGGATCATCGTCGAAAAGGATCGCGCCCGGTGGAGGGGGCGCGGTTTCGACTGCGAGAAAGATGCAAGAGGCCGGACGGGTCAACAGCCAAGCTAGGCGAACTCCCTAGAGGTCCTTTCGCAGGAAGCGCTTTCGGGATCGCGGCACCAGCCAGAGCCAGCTGAAGGCGGCTGTGGCGATGAGCGCCGCCGCTTCGATGGCGAGATAGAGCGGGACGGTGTCGGGCTTCTCCTGAGCGAGATGCGTGAAGGCGATGGAGCTGAAGCCGAACCAGAACGCCATGGGGATAGCGACGGCCAGCATGATGGCCAGCCGCGCGCCGCTCAAAGGGGCGGTCTGGTTGTGCTTGAGCTGGAGAACGCTGAACTGCCAGATCGCCGCAGGCGCCAGCACCACCAGGGTGAGGGCGAGGCCGAGCAGGGCGGTGTGAAAGTCGAACCAGGTGAAGAGAGAGCCCATGCGGTAGTGGACCGCAAACTGCAGGGCGGGAAAGAAAACCAGCAAGGCGAGGCTTAGGCAAGTGGCGGAGCGAAGGATCAGTTTTTCGGTGAAACGAAAGCATTCGGCCCGTCCCAAGCGCGTCAGAAAGACGGACAGCTCGGCTGGCGTGTAGGTGGCGAGACCGATCATGGGAACGATCATGGCGATGAATCCGATGGAGTTGAATGCTTTCAGGGGTTCCTGCAGGTCGCTGGACATCGCGGTCGAGGTCGCGTAGAGGGCGAGGTAGGAGGCGAGAAATCCCAGGATGTAGATCAAGGTCAAGCGCCCGGGGCGCCGCATGGCGCGGGGAAAGCCAGTCGAGGCCTCGTAGGTGTTTCGGATCCTTTGCTGCACGGAATCCTGAGCGGCTGGAAAAATCCGTTGCTTCGGGCTCCACCGGTTCTTTCTGGAATGCATGACCTCTGCGAGCTTCTTGGTATCATTCGAATAGACGGGCGGTAGGCCAGCGCGATGCAGCCGTATCCAGTTTTTGATAACGACTGGATCCATGATCAGCGTCGCTCCGATAGGCAGCAGCGCCGCGGCCACCAAGCCAGACAAGGTAACCTGATCCGCGAATTCGATAAGCTGTGTCTTGAAGGGAGCGCTAGCCAGCAGGGCGACCACCAGGGCGATGTGAAAACCGGTCACCACGAACTTGGGGCGCGAGCTGCGGGCTTGGGTGAGGAGCCAGGCGAGATTGAACAGGGACGCGTAAAGCAGTGGCAATGCGTGACCTTCCATCCCCAATCGAAAGGCGAGCCCCGTGCATGCGGCACCCAAGGCGATGGTCGCAAGGGTGTCGCCCAACAGACTGTGGCGGCGCGGTGGCAGCACGGGGTAGCAGGCCCGCGCTCTGATCGCGATCTGGGTTTGGGAAAGCATCATGCAAATGGCGAACACGATGCCGCAAAGAATGAAAATCGTCCCGTATCCGGTTTGTGGATCTGTGAAGAAGCTGATGCTTGGAACGAAGAAATACCCGAAGAAGCCGATTGCCAGCGTCGGTTGCTTGAACAGCTTTAGTCGACTAGACAGTAGCATGGCGAGGCGCGTTTGAGGTTGAACTGAGCAGAGGGTAAATCGCTTCGAGGTTGAGCGACCGTTCGCGGATCTCCAGCCCATGGGACGTTTCGAATGCGGAGCGATGGGTTTCGGGATCGCGCACGAGCAGGACGCGTTGGGAGAAATCCCCATGCTGTTGAAGAACGTAGGCCTCCTCGAAGCGCTCGGGGAGAGCTTGTCCTGGGGCGGCGGATACGGTCCACTCGGCGTAGCGCTCCTTCAGTTCGTCGAGATCGGAGTCGGCGATGAGCTGGCCGGACTTAAGGAACCAGACGTGGTCGATGACTTTTTCCACGTCGACTAGAATGTGGGACGAGATGATGATGGAGCTCTCCTCGGTGCTGGCGATGCTCAGGAGGAAGCGCAGCAGGTTCGCGCGCGATTCGGGATCCAGAGCGCTTGCCGGCTCGTCGAGCAGCAGCAGCTTCGGGTGGTGGCAGACTGCCAAGGCGATGGCGAGCTTCTGGCGATCTCCCGTCGAGAGGGTCGCGACCTTCGCTTCCCGATCGAGGTGGAAGGCCTCGACCAGTTCCGTTTCCCGCTGCCTGTCCCAGTTTTTATAATACGAGGCGATGTAGCGCAGGTGCTCGTCCACCGTCAGCCAGTCCAGGAAATCGCTTTCCTGTTGCACGAATCCGATTTGCGAAAGCGCCTCGCTCCCGATCGCGTCAGCTGGGACGCCTAGGGTGCGGATGGAGCCGGAGCTGGGCAGGACTAGCCCGACGACGCTTCTGAGCAGGGTGGTTTTTCCGGAGCCGTTGGGGCCGAGCAGGCCCACGATGCTGCCAGGCTTGCAAGCGGTGGTGATCTCGTCGAGGGCGACCTTCAGGTCGAAGCGTTTGGTGAGCTGGTTGATTTCGAGAGGGCTAGTCATGGGATTTGTTTTGTTTCAGCAGGGCTTTGAAGATCTTAACGGCGTCGGCTTGGGAAACGCCCAGCTGATGGGCGAGAGCAGCGGCGTCGCGTAGGGCGTTTTTCATGGCGTCCTCCACGGTTTGCTTGGGGGAGGCGTCTAGCTGCGGAGCCACCACGAGCGGTTTGCCGCGCTGACGCAGCAGGGCGCCGTCGCGCTCCAGCAGGTTGTAGGCTTTGCTGATGGTCATCGGATTCAGACCGATCTGAGCCGAAAGCGCCCGGGTGGACGGAAGCTCGTCGCCCGGCTTCAGATGATCGAGCGCGATCTGCCGCTTGATCTGCTCGATCAGCTGCCGGTAGGCGGGAACGCCGCTGTGGTGTTCGATTCGGATCAGCATCTTATGTGTATAAGTGTATTAGTTTGGTAATGCACTTGGTCAAGGAAGAATTGGATGCCGGGTTTCCGGTGACGGGTTTCGGGTGGCGCCCGACGTCTCGGCGGGCGCTGAAGCTGTAGCTCGCCGCGCTGAGGCGCGAGGTCGATGGCGGGTCAGCGCCCCGCCCTACAGGTGGGACAAGCTGATGGCGGGTCGGCGCCCCGCCCTGCAAGAGGGACAAGCTGGTGGCGGGTCAGCGCCCCGCCCTACAGGTGGGGGGGGCGTCGGGCTCCTAGTCGACTTCGATGGCGATGCTTTCCGAGTGGCTGTTGAACTCGGGCGCGTACATGCACTGGATCTCGGCGATACCGGTCTGGTAGCGGCCTTTGAGTTGGACGCGGGTCGAGTACTCGAAGACGTAGGTTCCGGCGTCGAGTTGATCGATGAAGAAGTGGCTGGCGGTGTCGCGGGTGCTTTGGAAATAGCCTAGGCCGTCTTGGTAGCGTTGCTGGCTGATCACGTCGACCGGCTCGGTGCCGCTGCCGCGCTGGTCTTTTAGGTGCAGGTATTCCATGTCGCGGTCGCTGCGCAGGATAAGGCGAACGACCAGTTCATCGCCGACGGAGACGGGGCCGTCGACCGCTTTTAGCACGGGACCTTGAGCGGTGGTTTCCTTGACGAACAGCTGTTTCTCTAGGGTGAGCGGGGTGGCGGTATGGGCAGTGATATTCTCCATGTCTTCGAGGTACTGCCAGTGAAGGCTGCCCCAGCTCACGCCTTGGTCGGGCTTGGAGACGGTGATCTGCCCCATGGCGGGCTCGATCTCACCGGGGGTAAACGTCTTCTGATAGAAGCCGGTGCCGGCTTCCACGTTTTCCGGCTTCACTTCGTAACTCCCTAGGGTGACGGAGACCAGCTCGTCCGAGGACAGAAGATCGTCGCCGCGCAGGAGCAGGGCGTAGATGGCGTCGGCGGTGCCTTTGGTCGTTTTCCAGCTGTTGGTTTGCTTTTGCTTGATCAGCCAGACCTTCAGGTCTTCCACTGCTTGAGCGTCTTGGGCCACTTCGTCGAAGGCCTCGATCATGAGGGCTTGGGTTTCGATAGGAGCCTGATGCCACCACCAGCTTCTGTCATTGCCAGACCAATACATGCCCATCTCTTCCGACTTGAGGCTGCGTTCGTTGAGTGATCGCACGATGTCGATAGCGGTTTTACCCTCGCCGAAACGCTGCAGAGCGAGGGCCAGCTGAGCCTGATTTTGGCGGGAGGAAACGTCGAGCCAGCGCGCCTTCGCCTGCTCGATGAAGAAATCCACCGCTTCGCGATGCGATTCGGAGATGGGGCGATCGGCGAGGAAGAAGCTACGTCCGTAGAGGTAGAGGCATTCCAGGGGAGCGGGCGCGTAGGCCTGAGGACTATCGAGTTTCTGGACGTCTTGGTAGCGGTCTTTTATCCAATCGTCCAAAGCCGGAAGCGCGTCGAGGGCGAGCTGCATATCGGTTTCGACTCCAAGGTGGCGCAGGCGTCCGAATCCGGTGGTGATGTAGAGGCTTATGTAGTGATCAGTCCAGTATCCGGAAAACCATGACCAAAGACTGCTATCGTCGTGGCGACGTTGCTCCAGCTTTCGCAAGGCCTGGGTCGCTTCGGATTGGAGCCGGTTCTCGTCGAAGAGAATGCCGAGGCGTCGTTTGGCTTGGCTCTCGCTTTTGGCGTCGCGCAGCCAAGGCGTTTCTTCGATGAGCATCGATTTGAGTTCCTGGTTTTTCTCTAGCGGACTATCGAGGGCCGAGGTGTTTTTCCAGAGGTCGAAGATGCGGCGAACCTTAGGGTCGGAACGCGCGATATGAGCGGCGAGGGCATTGGCGTAGTAGCGATTGAAAAGCTGTTCGTTGCACTCGTAGGCGTACTCCATGAGATAGGGCAGAGACTGGACCGCGTACCAGATCGGTTGGGAGACCATCTGCACGTTCAGGCTTTGGTGGACCAAGGAGTCGGAGTTTTCGGATTCGAGGAGTTTCTCGAAACGAAAAACCTTTTCGCCGTTTCCGCGTATGGGAAGCGGTAGCGATTCGGTGACCAGTATTCGTCGACTGAGTACAGGAAGGTAACCCTCCTCTCCATCGCTGAGACTGTCGGAAGCTCCCACCACCTTGTAGCTCAGCACTCGGGCTCCATCAGGCGTCTTGAGGCGCCAAGAGTAGGAGCGCGATGCCTTAGCTGGTACGTCGAAGGCTTGTTCGGTCTGGCGGATGCCCAGCTCGTCGCTCACGTCTTGGAGGGAAGCTGCTTCGGCGAAGGTGAGGCGCAGCTGGCCGGACTGGGCATCGTCGGAAAGGTTGGTGACCTTTACCGTGAACTCCACCTCGTCGCCCTCTCGGAGAAAGCGTGGCGGATTGGGCTGCACCATGAGGTCCTTGGCGGTGACGGCGGAATCGCTGAGGAAGCCCACACGGGTGTCCTTGTCGTGAGCCAGCCCCATGAAACGCCAGCGGGTCAAGGTGTCGGGCAAGGTGAACTGGATCTTCACGACCCCGTCTTCATCGGAAAGCAGGTGCGGGAAGAAGAAGGCGGTCTCGGCGAGATTGGCGCGGGATTGGACTTGGTCGAGGGCGGGCGGAGGCGGGGCGGCTCCGCCGACTTCGGTATTCGCGGTGTAGGAAAGGAGGGCTTCGTTTCCCGTGGCGCCCGTATCCTGCATGGTTTGTATCGTCGTCACGGATATGGCGGAGCCGTGGTCGGCAAGCCGTGTTTTCATTCGTGATCCGGCGAGCGTCGATACGGCGCGATATCCCTCATGGTCCACATCGGCTACGCTGAAAGGGGAAAGTTCATAGATTTCCTCAAGGCCTGGCATCATCGTGGGAATCGGAAAGGATGGGTAGTTCCAGCTTGTATCCAAATTCTTGTACTCTCTAGGGAAGTTCAGATGGTACTGGTGAGGGAAATTGTTGAAGCGACGGAAGCGGTAGTTGTTTTCCTGACGATAGGTCGCGATGGACTGAGTCCATGAGTGCGAGCGGAACTGGTCCAGGGAGGCGTCGTAAAGACAAGCCAGCATTTCTGCGGCAGCCAGTTCCGATTCCGGTCCGGTGATGGTGGCCGTCCAGGTTTCCCGCTGCCCGGGTTCGAGTTTGCTGCGAAAGCTTTCCCAGTCGATCTGCAGGCGCTTGTTGCTCCAAGGAACGTTAATCTGCTCTTGAACAAGGTAGGCTCGGTTGTCGCGCACGAAGGTAAGGCTTAGGGTGAAACCGCCCCGCAGCTCATCTGTCACCGGAAATTCGATACGCTGCTGCGTATTTCCCGCTTCGGTCCAATATGCGACAAGTGTCTCGTCGTCGGCGGTGAACTCCACGTAGGCTCGACCGCTCGGGTAGCCTGTGCCCCAGAGGGCGGAGAAGGTCTGGCCGGGTTCGAGCGTGTTCGATCGTACCGAAAGGTAGTGGGGAATCTTATACGGAAAACGATCGCTATGGGGATCGATAACGGTGAAGGTCTTGCTCGCGGTGACCGGATTGCCAAAGGCGTCTTTGCTTTCGAGAGC encodes the following:
- a CDS encoding GntR family transcriptional regulator codes for the protein MLIRIEHHSGVPAYRQLIEQIKRQIALDHLKPGDELPSTRALSAQIGLNPMTISKAYNLLERDGALLRQRGKPLVVAPQLDASPKQTVEDAMKNALRDAAALAHQLGVSQADAVKIFKALLKQNKSHD
- a CDS encoding ABC transporter ATP-binding protein, whose product is MTSPLEINQLTKRFDLKVALDEITTACKPGSIVGLLGPNGSGKTTLLRSVVGLVLPSSGSIRTLGVPADAIGSEALSQIGFVQQESDFLDWLTVDEHLRYIASYYKNWDRQRETELVEAFHLDREAKVATLSTGDRQKLAIALAVCHHPKLLLLDEPASALDPESRANLLRFLLSIASTEESSIIISSHILVDVEKVIDHVWFLKSGQLIADSDLDELKERYAEWTVSAAPGQALPERFEEAYVLQQHGDFSQRVLLVRDPETHRSAFETSHGLEIRERSLNLEAIYPLLSSTSNAPRHATV
- the glnD gene encoding [protein-PII] uridylyltransferase, whose amino-acid sequence is MIQAFEKRLKSEVASQLNFANDTTPAKKLAALKSFLKSETAVIKEEHRNGGTGLDISKARSLMIDSLIIALADPAIEKAQEATVDNEIAVSVIALGGYGREELCPLSDIDIMFLYPPNTAKKDLDTAQEILVREVLYPLWDAGLKVGHSTRTIDEAFSEAKADIQTKTALLEARLITGSKPLFEGFQSSYTLFYRKEKPKEYIKERLDDQRSRRAKFGGSVFMQEPDIKSGVGGLRDYHNTLWMARVRLNLTTVEGLSELNYLSKQELAEFKEAYDYLLRVRNELHFRIKRPSDLLSLEAQPKVARRLGYTQRDILKRVEAFMRDYYQRAQTIYRISKNVEKRLALSNEESSKKSALESVKSFLMARRKERIKNVDGFVIRGKLITTENPAVFEEEPARLIRVFRHKQQNNVELDFELSALIRASLEKIDDGVRQSPDANLSFRTILQETGNVYPTLSEMHELGVLGAFVPEWGRLTCLVQHEYYHRYTADVHTLHTIRELDEIFSNPDRMYRNYREALHELRLPNLIYLILLLHDIGKGIAIRDHAETGVELAEPILDRLQIDEENRGLVRFIIKNHLQMARFWQRFDIDDPEAAKAFAKQVETPERLRLLYVHTFCDARGTAKGLWNQYKDTLHTTLYRRSLDVFAAEGRLEEKHEEHRNMTQKELLALSIEGVGKEEINAHFSLLPDRYFINTSQQEIIKHIQMINQLLQEINTAESVGALAPVIDWYHDINRSLTVVNIITWDRAGLFHKLAGALNIAGFNILSAKAISRDDHIAIDTFYVTESGRGNASSDQAQKIFADAVSDALVSNKDLYPRIQDIMRREAADLFKRDENPLAESFEPRVDVYHELSLQRTILEVQATDHLGLLYQISYAIYKHGFDITFARINTERGIAIDTLYLSNVDPNTETDGEKLMELRDSLSNTLAKDIAL